One Hippoglossus hippoglossus isolate fHipHip1 chromosome 13, fHipHip1.pri, whole genome shotgun sequence genomic window carries:
- the usp16 gene encoding ubiquitin carboxyl-terminal hydrolase 16 isoform X2 yields MGKKRAKDKSPREDEEIDLTGPNCRHIKKGTDQTLLKKLTGSSDWTSCQDCKHEENKENTDTNQEPEEESETAAVWMCLKCGHRGCGRHSENQHAIKHYETPRSEPHCLVVSMDNWSVWCYICDDEVQYSRTGHLSQLVTSLQKQSSAEPIKRPQKRVKEEEVLMVLEVQPQTDTVTVMESEDAENKENKQQQKKNTKKESVVKKSSPTEDKGGVSVKGLSNLGNTCFFNAVIQSLSQTLLLRQTLNNVAEEKMSLDIKPGASSELEPVTVQLAQPGSLTLAMCGLLNEIQESKKGVVTPQELFTQVCKRAPRFRGFQQQDSQELLRYLLDGMRAEEHKRVSTGIVEALKQTKKSTGEEQLKTLVKEYEKNGFPQNLVDHVFGGELTSTIMCQQCKTVSVVTEMFLDLSLPILDEAYKKKSLKKAFQKTSESSPDERISPALTNGDDDNDVTSGGASKYQQKKAKKQAKKQAKQKRQQKFEDRVTLDHLTSPSCSEGDQMDPSPGADEGETVATETHKEEGEGEAAPLTEGDAAQIPAADVGAQDQDTVQAEKEEKEEKEEEGEDSETDSSATSSVSNRFTVLSKNQDSKDGVLDDGNTSDVAPEAEEDTQLVSEMEKVTLDEAFVQDSDAADQSMEVEDEPEDGREYTVVNQDPELAFHTLASRTSPEKMDCSVESCLFQFTEVETLTENNSLLCVTCTKQRGNKDKAPGSKNNVYTDALKQMLISSPPPVLTLHMKRFKQSGHSISKVNRHVPFPLILDLASFCVVKCKNVTEGETQILYSLYGIVEHSGTMRSGHYTGYVKVRPEGPKSTSNGHALDAGDAEPAKGSWFYVSDTSVQPVSESKVQSCQAYLLFYERIL; encoded by the exons ATGGGAAAGAAACGGGCGAAGGACAAAAGCCccagagaggatgaggagatcGACCTGACGG GTCCAAACTGCAGGCACATCAAGAAAGGAACAGACCAAACTCTCCTCAAGAAACTGACAGGCAGCTCGGACTGGACCAGTTGCCAGGATTGTAAGCacgaagaaaacaaagagaacacAGACACCAACCAGGAGCCCGAGGAGGAGAGTGAAACAGCAGCCGTGTGGATGTGTCTGAAATGCGGCCACAGA GGCTGCGGGCGCCACTCTGAGAACCAGCACGCCATCAAACACTATGAGACGCCGCGGTCAGAACCCCATTGCCTGGTGGTCAGCATGGACAACTGGAGTGTGTG GTGTTATATATGTGACGATGAGGTGCAGTACTCCAGAACTGGGCATCTGTCTCAGCTGGTGACCAGCCTACAAAAGCAAAGTTCTGCAGAACCCATAAAGAGACCACAGAAAA gagtgaaagaggaagaggtctTGATGGTGCTTGAAGTGCAGCCGCAGACCGACACTGTGACAGTGATGGAAAGTGAGGACGcagagaacaaagaaaacaagcagcaacaaaagaaaaacaccaagaAAGAGAGTGTTGTGAAAAAGTCCAGCCCAACTGAAGACAAAGGTGGTGTTTCAGTCAAGGGCCTGAGCAACCTGGGAAATACCTGCTTCTTTAACGCTGTCATTCAG AGTCTCTCTCAAACACTGCTCTTAAGACAGACACTCAACAACGTGGCAGAAGAGAAAATGAGTCTGGACATTAAACCTGGTGCCTCCTCAGAACTG GAGCCGGTCACGGTGCAGTTGGCTCAGCCAGGATCCCTGACTCTGGCTATGTGTGGACTACTTAATGAGATCCAGGAATCCAAGAAAGGTGTGGTGACACCGCAGGAGCTGTTCACTCAAGTTTGTAAACG GGCTCCCAGATTCAGAGGGTTTCAGCAGCAAGACAGCCAGGAGCTGCTGCGCTACCTTCTGGACGGGATGCGTGCTGAGGAGCATAAA agaGTCAGCACAGGGATCGTGGAGGCTTTGAAACAAACGAAGAAAAGCACAGGTGAAGAGCAGCTGAAAACCCTAGTTAAAG AGTACGAGAAAAATGGGTTTCCACAAAATCTTGTCGACCACGTTTTTGGTGGGGAATTGACCAGCACCATAATGTGTCAGCAGTGTAAAACG GTTTCTGTAgtgacagaaatgtttttggATCTTTCTCTTCCCATTTTGGACGAG GCATATAAAAAGAAGAGCCTGAAAAAAGCCTTTCAAAAGACCAGTGAGTCGAGCCCGGATGAGAGAATCAGCCCTGCTCTGACCAACGGAGACGATGACAATGACGTTACCAGTGGGGGTGCTAGCAAGTACCAGCAGAAGAAGGCCAAGAAGCAGGCGAAGAAGCAAGCTAAG cagaagaggcAGCAGAAGTTTGAGGACAGAGTCACTTTGGATCATCTCACATCTCCGAGCTGTTCAGAGGGCGACCAGATGGATCCTTCTCCAGGTGCAGATGAAGGGGAAACTGTTGCCACTGAGACCCAtaaggaagaaggagaaggagaagcagccCCTCtgactgaaggagacgctgcacAAATCCCTGCCGCTGACGTGGGTGCACAGGACCAGGACACAGTCCAGgctgagaaagaagagaaagaagaaaaagaagaggagggcgAGGATTCCGAAACCGACTCATCCGCTACCTCATCCGTCAGTAACCGGTTTACAGTCTTATCGAAGAACCAGGACTCAAAGGACGGCGTCTTGGATGACGGCAACACATCTGACGTGGCGCCGGAGGCAGAGGAAGATACACAGCTGGTGAGTGAAATGGAGAAAGTCACTCTGGATGAGGCCTTCGTTCAGGACTCGGATGCTGCCGATCAAAGCATGGAGGTAGAAGATGAGCCAGAGGACGGTAGAGAGTACACTGTTGTGAACCAGGACCCGGAGCTGGCCTTCCACACGCTGGCTTCCAGAACGTCCCCCGAGAAGATGGACTGTTCGGTGGAGTCGTGCCTGTTCCAGTTCACAGAGGTGGAAACCCTCACGGAGAACAACAGCCTGTTGTGCGTCACCTGCACCAAACAGCGGGGGAACAAAGACAAAGCTCCAG GATCCAAGAATAATGTCTACACCGACGCCTTGAAGCAAATGCTGATCTCTTCTCCCCCACCAGTACTTACCCTTCACATGAAGAGATTTAAACAG AGTGGACACAGTATTAGTAAGGTGAACCGACACGTCCCATTCCCCCTAATACTGGATTTAGCTTCTTTCTGTGTGGTGAAATGCAAG AACGTGACGGAAGGAGAGACTCAGATCCTGTATAGTTTATACGGTATCGTAGAGCACAGTGGAACCATGAGGTCCGGGCATTACACGGGCTACGTGAAAGTACGACCCGAGGGCCCTAAATCCACATCCAACGGACATGCATTAGATG CAGGAGATGCGGAGCCAGCCAAAGGATCCTGGTTCTATGTCAGCGACACAAGCGTTCAGCCTGTGAGCGAGAGTAAAGTCCAGAGTTGCCAAGCCTACCTCCTCTTCTACGAAAGGATCCTCTGA
- the rwdd2b gene encoding RWD domain-containing protein 2B, which translates to MPYVEWAEAQLAEIELLTSMFPTVEELELTDQLAVAELRDFVEGSSSAHSPPRPHRPQFLIKQRLDTTNTGTTDVILSCAYPSEYPSVLPEITVRCAGLSRAQQTQLHTALNAHLMENCLGEVCVLSAVDWVKDNLQLFISKSLTAAPAPKKEPSPRAEEVFTRLWIYSHHIYNKTKRKNILEWSKELGLSGFSMPGKPGVVCVEGLQSTCEEFWSRVKVLTWKKIMIRHREDIPLDRQCKDSRTVESVESLRKFTGFEEAMFEPHGNRGNHMDLGQLYQFLNEKGCCDVFQLYFGIEGR; encoded by the exons ATGCCCTACGTGGAGTGGGCTGAGGCTCAGCTCGCAGAGATCGAGCTGCTGACCAGCATGTTCCCCAccgtggaggagctggagctcacaGACCAGCTGGCGGTGGCTGAGCTCAGGGACTTTGTGGAGGGGTCGTCCTCAGCACACAGCCCCCCTCGTCCCCACAGACCCCAGTTTCTCATCAAACAGAGGCTGGACACCACAAACACGGGCACG ACGGACGTCATTCTGTCCTGTGCTTATCCATCTGAATATCCCAGTGTGTTACCAGAGATAACAGTCCG GTGTGCTGGTCTCAGTAGGGCCCAGCAGACGCAGCTCCACACAGCGCTCAATGCACACCTCATGGAAAACTGCCtgggggaagtgtgtgtgctctctgcGGTGGACTGGGTGAAAGACAACCTGCAGCTCTTCATAAGCAAGAGTTTAACAGCAGCACCAGCCCCGAAGAAAGAGCCGTCTCCCCGGGCGGAGGAAGTGTTCACCCGACTGTGGATCTACAGCCACCACATCTACAacaagacaaagaggaagaacatcCTGGAGTGGTCCAAGGAGCTCGGCCTGTCGGGGTTCAGCATGCCCGGGAAGCCTGGAGTCGTGTGTGTGGAAGGACTTCAGTCGACCTGCGAGGAGTTCTGGTCCAG AGTGAAGGTTCTGACATGGAAGAAGATCATGATTCGACATAGGGAGGATATTCCCCTTGATCGTCAGTGCAAGGACAGCAGGACTGTGGAAAGTGTGGAATCCTTGCGCAAATTCACAGGCTTTGAAGAGGCCATGTTTGAACCCCATGGCAACAGAGGGAATCACATGGACCTTGGGCAACTCTACCAGTTCTTAAACGAGAAAGGCTGTTGTGACGTCTTTCAGTTGTATTTTGGCATTGAAGGGAGGTAG
- the usp16 gene encoding ubiquitin carboxyl-terminal hydrolase 16 isoform X1: MGKKRAKDKSPREDEEIDLTGPNCRHIKKGTDQTLLKKLTGSSDWTSCQDCKHEENKENTDTNQEPEEESETAAVWMCLKCGHRGCGRHSENQHAIKHYETPRSEPHCLVVSMDNWSVWCYICDDEVQYSRTGHLSQLVTSLQKQSSAEPIKRPQKRVKEEEVLMVLEVQPQTDTVTVMESEDAENKENKQQQKKNTKKESVVKKSSPTEDKGGVSVKGLSNLGNTCFFNAVIQSLSQTLLLRQTLNNVAEEKMSLDIKPGASSELEPVTVQLAQPGSLTLAMCGLLNEIQESKKGVVTPQELFTQVCKRAPRFRGFQQQDSQELLRYLLDGMRAEEHKRVSTGIVEALKQTKKSTGEEQLKTLVKEYEKNGFPQNLVDHVFGGELTSTIMCQQCKTVSVVTEMFLDLSLPILDEAYKKKSLKKAFQKTSESSPDERISPALTNGDDDNDVTSGGASKYQQKKAKKQAKKQAKQQKRQQKFEDRVTLDHLTSPSCSEGDQMDPSPGADEGETVATETHKEEGEGEAAPLTEGDAAQIPAADVGAQDQDTVQAEKEEKEEKEEEGEDSETDSSATSSVSNRFTVLSKNQDSKDGVLDDGNTSDVAPEAEEDTQLVSEMEKVTLDEAFVQDSDAADQSMEVEDEPEDGREYTVVNQDPELAFHTLASRTSPEKMDCSVESCLFQFTEVETLTENNSLLCVTCTKQRGNKDKAPGSKNNVYTDALKQMLISSPPPVLTLHMKRFKQSGHSISKVNRHVPFPLILDLASFCVVKCKNVTEGETQILYSLYGIVEHSGTMRSGHYTGYVKVRPEGPKSTSNGHALDAGDAEPAKGSWFYVSDTSVQPVSESKVQSCQAYLLFYERIL, encoded by the exons ATGGGAAAGAAACGGGCGAAGGACAAAAGCCccagagaggatgaggagatcGACCTGACGG GTCCAAACTGCAGGCACATCAAGAAAGGAACAGACCAAACTCTCCTCAAGAAACTGACAGGCAGCTCGGACTGGACCAGTTGCCAGGATTGTAAGCacgaagaaaacaaagagaacacAGACACCAACCAGGAGCCCGAGGAGGAGAGTGAAACAGCAGCCGTGTGGATGTGTCTGAAATGCGGCCACAGA GGCTGCGGGCGCCACTCTGAGAACCAGCACGCCATCAAACACTATGAGACGCCGCGGTCAGAACCCCATTGCCTGGTGGTCAGCATGGACAACTGGAGTGTGTG GTGTTATATATGTGACGATGAGGTGCAGTACTCCAGAACTGGGCATCTGTCTCAGCTGGTGACCAGCCTACAAAAGCAAAGTTCTGCAGAACCCATAAAGAGACCACAGAAAA gagtgaaagaggaagaggtctTGATGGTGCTTGAAGTGCAGCCGCAGACCGACACTGTGACAGTGATGGAAAGTGAGGACGcagagaacaaagaaaacaagcagcaacaaaagaaaaacaccaagaAAGAGAGTGTTGTGAAAAAGTCCAGCCCAACTGAAGACAAAGGTGGTGTTTCAGTCAAGGGCCTGAGCAACCTGGGAAATACCTGCTTCTTTAACGCTGTCATTCAG AGTCTCTCTCAAACACTGCTCTTAAGACAGACACTCAACAACGTGGCAGAAGAGAAAATGAGTCTGGACATTAAACCTGGTGCCTCCTCAGAACTG GAGCCGGTCACGGTGCAGTTGGCTCAGCCAGGATCCCTGACTCTGGCTATGTGTGGACTACTTAATGAGATCCAGGAATCCAAGAAAGGTGTGGTGACACCGCAGGAGCTGTTCACTCAAGTTTGTAAACG GGCTCCCAGATTCAGAGGGTTTCAGCAGCAAGACAGCCAGGAGCTGCTGCGCTACCTTCTGGACGGGATGCGTGCTGAGGAGCATAAA agaGTCAGCACAGGGATCGTGGAGGCTTTGAAACAAACGAAGAAAAGCACAGGTGAAGAGCAGCTGAAAACCCTAGTTAAAG AGTACGAGAAAAATGGGTTTCCACAAAATCTTGTCGACCACGTTTTTGGTGGGGAATTGACCAGCACCATAATGTGTCAGCAGTGTAAAACG GTTTCTGTAgtgacagaaatgtttttggATCTTTCTCTTCCCATTTTGGACGAG GCATATAAAAAGAAGAGCCTGAAAAAAGCCTTTCAAAAGACCAGTGAGTCGAGCCCGGATGAGAGAATCAGCCCTGCTCTGACCAACGGAGACGATGACAATGACGTTACCAGTGGGGGTGCTAGCAAGTACCAGCAGAAGAAGGCCAAGAAGCAGGCGAAGAAGCAAGCTAAG cagcagaagaggcAGCAGAAGTTTGAGGACAGAGTCACTTTGGATCATCTCACATCTCCGAGCTGTTCAGAGGGCGACCAGATGGATCCTTCTCCAGGTGCAGATGAAGGGGAAACTGTTGCCACTGAGACCCAtaaggaagaaggagaaggagaagcagccCCTCtgactgaaggagacgctgcacAAATCCCTGCCGCTGACGTGGGTGCACAGGACCAGGACACAGTCCAGgctgagaaagaagagaaagaagaaaaagaagaggagggcgAGGATTCCGAAACCGACTCATCCGCTACCTCATCCGTCAGTAACCGGTTTACAGTCTTATCGAAGAACCAGGACTCAAAGGACGGCGTCTTGGATGACGGCAACACATCTGACGTGGCGCCGGAGGCAGAGGAAGATACACAGCTGGTGAGTGAAATGGAGAAAGTCACTCTGGATGAGGCCTTCGTTCAGGACTCGGATGCTGCCGATCAAAGCATGGAGGTAGAAGATGAGCCAGAGGACGGTAGAGAGTACACTGTTGTGAACCAGGACCCGGAGCTGGCCTTCCACACGCTGGCTTCCAGAACGTCCCCCGAGAAGATGGACTGTTCGGTGGAGTCGTGCCTGTTCCAGTTCACAGAGGTGGAAACCCTCACGGAGAACAACAGCCTGTTGTGCGTCACCTGCACCAAACAGCGGGGGAACAAAGACAAAGCTCCAG GATCCAAGAATAATGTCTACACCGACGCCTTGAAGCAAATGCTGATCTCTTCTCCCCCACCAGTACTTACCCTTCACATGAAGAGATTTAAACAG AGTGGACACAGTATTAGTAAGGTGAACCGACACGTCCCATTCCCCCTAATACTGGATTTAGCTTCTTTCTGTGTGGTGAAATGCAAG AACGTGACGGAAGGAGAGACTCAGATCCTGTATAGTTTATACGGTATCGTAGAGCACAGTGGAACCATGAGGTCCGGGCATTACACGGGCTACGTGAAAGTACGACCCGAGGGCCCTAAATCCACATCCAACGGACATGCATTAGATG CAGGAGATGCGGAGCCAGCCAAAGGATCCTGGTTCTATGTCAGCGACACAAGCGTTCAGCCTGTGAGCGAGAGTAAAGTCCAGAGTTGCCAAGCCTACCTCCTCTTCTACGAAAGGATCCTCTGA
- the usp16 gene encoding ubiquitin carboxyl-terminal hydrolase 16 isoform X3, with amino-acid sequence MGKKRAKDKSPREDEEIDLTGPNCRHIKKGTDQTLLKKLTGSSDWTSCQDCKHEENKENTDTNQEPEEESETAAVWMCLKCGHRGCGRHSENQHAIKHYETPRSEPHCLVVSMDNWSVWCYICDDEVQYSRTGHLSQLVTSLQKQSSAEPIKRPQKRVKEEEVLMVLEVQPQTDTVTVMESEDAENKENKQQQKKNTKKESVVKKSSPTEDKGGVSVKGLSNLGNTCFFNAVIQSLSQTLLLRQTLNNVAEEKMSLDIKPGASSELEPVTVQLAQPGSLTLAMCGLLNEIQESKKGVVTPQELFTQVCKRAPRFRGFQQQDSQELLRYLLDGMRAEEHKRVSTGIVEALKQTKKSTGEEQLKTLVKEYEKNGFPQNLVDHVFGGELTSTIMCQQCKTVSVVTEMFLDLSLPILDEAYKKKSLKKAFQKTSESSPDERISPALTNGDDDNDVTSGGASKYQQKKAKKQAKKQAKQQKRQQKFEDRVTLDHLTSPSCSEGDQMDPSPGADEGETVATETHKEEGEGEAAPLTEGDAAQIPAADVGAQDQDTVQAEKEEKEEKEEEGEDSETDSSATSSVSNRFTVLSKNQDSKDGVLDDGNTSDVAPEAEEDTQLVSEMEKVTLDEAFVQDSDAADQSMEVEDEPEDGREYTVVNQDPELAFHTLASRTSPEKMDCSVESCLFQFTEVETLTENNSLLCVTCTKQRGNKDKAPGSKNNVYTDALKQMLISSPPPVLTLHMKRFKQSGHSISKVNRHVPFPLILDLASFCVVKCKNVTEGETQILYSLYGIVEHSGTMRSGHYTGYVKVRPEGPKSTSNGHALDGDAEPAKGSWFYVSDTSVQPVSESKVQSCQAYLLFYERIL; translated from the exons ATGGGAAAGAAACGGGCGAAGGACAAAAGCCccagagaggatgaggagatcGACCTGACGG GTCCAAACTGCAGGCACATCAAGAAAGGAACAGACCAAACTCTCCTCAAGAAACTGACAGGCAGCTCGGACTGGACCAGTTGCCAGGATTGTAAGCacgaagaaaacaaagagaacacAGACACCAACCAGGAGCCCGAGGAGGAGAGTGAAACAGCAGCCGTGTGGATGTGTCTGAAATGCGGCCACAGA GGCTGCGGGCGCCACTCTGAGAACCAGCACGCCATCAAACACTATGAGACGCCGCGGTCAGAACCCCATTGCCTGGTGGTCAGCATGGACAACTGGAGTGTGTG GTGTTATATATGTGACGATGAGGTGCAGTACTCCAGAACTGGGCATCTGTCTCAGCTGGTGACCAGCCTACAAAAGCAAAGTTCTGCAGAACCCATAAAGAGACCACAGAAAA gagtgaaagaggaagaggtctTGATGGTGCTTGAAGTGCAGCCGCAGACCGACACTGTGACAGTGATGGAAAGTGAGGACGcagagaacaaagaaaacaagcagcaacaaaagaaaaacaccaagaAAGAGAGTGTTGTGAAAAAGTCCAGCCCAACTGAAGACAAAGGTGGTGTTTCAGTCAAGGGCCTGAGCAACCTGGGAAATACCTGCTTCTTTAACGCTGTCATTCAG AGTCTCTCTCAAACACTGCTCTTAAGACAGACACTCAACAACGTGGCAGAAGAGAAAATGAGTCTGGACATTAAACCTGGTGCCTCCTCAGAACTG GAGCCGGTCACGGTGCAGTTGGCTCAGCCAGGATCCCTGACTCTGGCTATGTGTGGACTACTTAATGAGATCCAGGAATCCAAGAAAGGTGTGGTGACACCGCAGGAGCTGTTCACTCAAGTTTGTAAACG GGCTCCCAGATTCAGAGGGTTTCAGCAGCAAGACAGCCAGGAGCTGCTGCGCTACCTTCTGGACGGGATGCGTGCTGAGGAGCATAAA agaGTCAGCACAGGGATCGTGGAGGCTTTGAAACAAACGAAGAAAAGCACAGGTGAAGAGCAGCTGAAAACCCTAGTTAAAG AGTACGAGAAAAATGGGTTTCCACAAAATCTTGTCGACCACGTTTTTGGTGGGGAATTGACCAGCACCATAATGTGTCAGCAGTGTAAAACG GTTTCTGTAgtgacagaaatgtttttggATCTTTCTCTTCCCATTTTGGACGAG GCATATAAAAAGAAGAGCCTGAAAAAAGCCTTTCAAAAGACCAGTGAGTCGAGCCCGGATGAGAGAATCAGCCCTGCTCTGACCAACGGAGACGATGACAATGACGTTACCAGTGGGGGTGCTAGCAAGTACCAGCAGAAGAAGGCCAAGAAGCAGGCGAAGAAGCAAGCTAAG cagcagaagaggcAGCAGAAGTTTGAGGACAGAGTCACTTTGGATCATCTCACATCTCCGAGCTGTTCAGAGGGCGACCAGATGGATCCTTCTCCAGGTGCAGATGAAGGGGAAACTGTTGCCACTGAGACCCAtaaggaagaaggagaaggagaagcagccCCTCtgactgaaggagacgctgcacAAATCCCTGCCGCTGACGTGGGTGCACAGGACCAGGACACAGTCCAGgctgagaaagaagagaaagaagaaaaagaagaggagggcgAGGATTCCGAAACCGACTCATCCGCTACCTCATCCGTCAGTAACCGGTTTACAGTCTTATCGAAGAACCAGGACTCAAAGGACGGCGTCTTGGATGACGGCAACACATCTGACGTGGCGCCGGAGGCAGAGGAAGATACACAGCTGGTGAGTGAAATGGAGAAAGTCACTCTGGATGAGGCCTTCGTTCAGGACTCGGATGCTGCCGATCAAAGCATGGAGGTAGAAGATGAGCCAGAGGACGGTAGAGAGTACACTGTTGTGAACCAGGACCCGGAGCTGGCCTTCCACACGCTGGCTTCCAGAACGTCCCCCGAGAAGATGGACTGTTCGGTGGAGTCGTGCCTGTTCCAGTTCACAGAGGTGGAAACCCTCACGGAGAACAACAGCCTGTTGTGCGTCACCTGCACCAAACAGCGGGGGAACAAAGACAAAGCTCCAG GATCCAAGAATAATGTCTACACCGACGCCTTGAAGCAAATGCTGATCTCTTCTCCCCCACCAGTACTTACCCTTCACATGAAGAGATTTAAACAG AGTGGACACAGTATTAGTAAGGTGAACCGACACGTCCCATTCCCCCTAATACTGGATTTAGCTTCTTTCTGTGTGGTGAAATGCAAG AACGTGACGGAAGGAGAGACTCAGATCCTGTATAGTTTATACGGTATCGTAGAGCACAGTGGAACCATGAGGTCCGGGCATTACACGGGCTACGTGAAAGTACGACCCGAGGGCCCTAAATCCACATCCAACGGACATGCATTAGATG GAGATGCGGAGCCAGCCAAAGGATCCTGGTTCTATGTCAGCGACACAAGCGTTCAGCCTGTGAGCGAGAGTAAAGTCCAGAGTTGCCAAGCCTACCTCCTCTTCTACGAAAGGATCCTCTGA